In the Mytilus trossulus isolate FHL-02 chromosome 1, PNRI_Mtr1.1.1.hap1, whole genome shotgun sequence genome, one interval contains:
- the LOC134716266 gene encoding PIH1 domain-containing protein 1-like, whose translation MLNPEMTDEDAANAFLSKLMLDTNKEEGDTSPSYGGVPYVTVVPSPGFCVKTKNDSGQKIFINVCHCDNVPQPRDITEDDLLKLLDSDDPFSFRVPMSLGEPHAETDKSGSGCTVYDIVVHTQFLEKMKTSEVFKAFFLSVSMEGIEDKFKTTIDRKWIILKNRKSIGTLQEHNVRKQSKPVIMDMDEYGSPHGSMGNPLIQEVEKKPPTKEELRARGEEPLFRIIQEPPVGHPEFLVAEINLPKVKLTSSLELDIGEDRIFLQTRSNVYYLDIYLPYNLIQEECGAQFNKKTRILTMTMPVQPLS comes from the exons atgTTAAATCCGGAGATGACAGATGAAGATGCAGCCAATGCATTTCTAAGCAAGTTGATGTTAGATACA AATAAAGAAGAAGGTGATACTAGTCCTTCTTATGGTGGAGTTCCGTATGTAACAGTTGTACCATCACCTG GTTTTTGTGTCAAGACAAAGAATGACTCTGGACAGAAAATCTTTATCAATGTTTGCCATTGTGATAAT GTTCCTCAGCCAAGAGACATTACAGAAGATGATTTATTAAAGCTGTTGGACTCGGATGATCCGTTTAGTTTCCGAGTTCCAATGAGTTTAGGAGAACCACATGCTGAGACGGACAAGAGTGGTAGTGGGTGTACTGTATATGATATTGTTGTCCACACACAATTCTTAGAGAAAATGAAGACCAGTGAAGTGTTCAAGGCATTTTTCTTAAGTGTATCAATGGAGGGTATAGAAGACaaattcaaaacaacaattgatAGAA AATGGATTATTTTAAAGAACAGAAAGTCAATCGGTACTTTACAGGAACATAATGTGAGGAAACAGTCTAAACCAGTTATAATGGATATGGATGAATATGG atcaCCACATGGTAGTATGGGTAATCCTCTTATACAAGAAGTAGAGAAAAAGCCACCAACAAAAGAAGAACTGAGAGCTAG GGGAGAGGAACCActttttagaataattcaaGAGCCTCCAGTTGGTCATCCAGAATTTTTAGTAGCAGAAATCAATCTTCCAAAAGTT aaattaacCTCCTCATTAGAGTTAGATATAGGAGAGGATAGAATCTTCCTTCAGACTAGATCCAATGTGTATTATCTAGATATATATCTACCATACAACTTGATACAGGAGGAATGTGGGGCTCAGTTTAATAAGAAAACTAGA atattaaCCATGACAATGCCAGTCCAGCCTTTAAGCTGA